The nucleotide sequence GCCGCGCGGCAGCCGCGTCGGCACATCGAGCTTGCGCCGCCGCGCGCAACTGCGCGCCGCCCGGCCCGACCTCGACGTGGTCGATCTGCGCGGCAACGTCCCCACACGCGTGCGCAAAGTGGATGAAGGCCAGGTGCACGCCGCGATCCTCGCCGCCGCCGGCCTCCGCCGCCTCGACGCGCACGGCCGCATCTCGGCGTGGCTCGAACCGCCCGAGTGGCTGCCGGCGCCGGGACAGGGGGCGATCGCCGTCACGGCGCGCGCCGACGACGCGGCCACGTTAGGCATCCTCGCGCGGCTCGATCACGCGCCGACGGCCATGGCCGTTGCCGCCGAGCGCGCGTTCCTCGCCGCGCTCGAAGGGGGATGCCAGGTGCCCATTGGCGCGCTGGTCATGGCGGAAGCGTCGGGTCTCGTGCTCCATGGGCTCATCGCCGACGTCGATGGTCGCCGCGTCCTGCGCGGCAGCGCCTCCGTCGATGCCGGCGATCCGGCATCGTCGGGCGCGCGCCTCGCCGCCGATCTCATCCGCCGGGGCGCGGCCGAAATCCTCGCCGCGCTGCGCGGCCTCGAGGCCGTGCCGGCGCCGCAGCCCGAATGATGCCGCCCCCGCCGTCCCGCTCCTTCCGTTAGGCACATGGCATTCCCGATTCAACGCCCTCGCCGGTTGCGCCGCACCGAATCGCTGCGCCGCCTCGTCCGCGAAACCCACCTCGTGCCCGAGCAGCTCATCCTCCCGCTGTTCGTGCGCGCCGGCACCGGCGTACGCCGGACCATCGACGCGATGCCCGGCGTGGCCCAAACGTCGGTCGACGAACTGCTGCGCGACGCCGAGCGCGCGGCCAAGGCCGGCGTGGGCGGCGTGCTCTTGTTCGGCATCCCGGAACACAAAGATGCGACGGGCACCGAGTCCTGGGCCGACGACGGGCCCGTGCAACGCGCCGTGCGCGCGCTCAAACGCGAGCTGCCTAACTTGGTCGTGATCACCGACGTGTGCCTCTGCGAGTACACCGACCACGGCCACTGCGGCATGCTCGTGGACGGCGACGTCGACAACGATGCGACGCTCGAGCTCCTCGCGCGCGAAGCCGTGTCGCACGCGCACGCCGGCGCGGACATCGTCGCGCCGAGCGACATGATGGATGGCCGCGTCGCTGCGATTCGCCGCGCACTCGATGGCGCGCAGTACGCGCACACGCCCATCCTGTCGTACGCCGCCAAATTCGCCTCCGTGTTTTACGGCCCGTTCCGTGAGGCGGCGGAATCCACGCCCAAGACCGGCGATCGACGCGGTTATCAAATGGACCCAGCGAACGCGCGCGAAGCGCTGCGCGAAGTGAAGCTCGACCTCGACGAGGGCGCGGATGCCGTGATGGTGAAGCCCGCCGGCCCGTACCTCGACGTCATCGCGCGCGTGCGGCGCACGACCGCGGTCCCCCTCGCCGCCTATCAGGTGAGCGGCGAATTTGCTATGATTAAAGCAGCCGCCGAGCGCGGGTGGCTCGACGGCGACCGAGCGATGATGGAGTCGCTCACTGCCATTCGCCGCGCCGGCGCGGACATCATCATCACGTATTGTGCGGTCGACGCGGCTGCTCGACTCCGTTAGGCTTTGGAGCGAGGGCCGCCCTGGCGCGCGTTAGGAGCGGCACCATGCACCATCGCGAATTCCCCGGCACCGGCGTCTCGGTGAGCGAGGTCGGCTTCGGCCTCTGGACCCTCTCCACCGGATGGTGGGGCGAAAAAACCGACGACGAAGCCGTCGCCATGCTCCGAGAGGCGTACGACACGCACGGCGTCACCTTCTTCGATGCCGCCGATGCCTATGGCAACGGGCGAAGTGAACGCCAGCTCGCCACCGCGTTCGGCACCATGC is from Gemmatimonadaceae bacterium and encodes:
- the hemC gene encoding hydroxymethylbilane synthase codes for the protein HELEAALAQDKVDCCVHSLKDLPTDSPPGLTIAAVLEREDPRDVLVVNESIAAESLAELPRGSRVGTSSLRRRAQLRAARPDLDVVDLRGNVPTRVRKVDEGQVHAAILAAAGLRRLDAHGRISAWLEPPEWLPAPGQGAIAVTARADDAATLGILARLDHAPTAMAVAAERAFLAALEGGCQVPIGALVMAEASGLVLHGLIADVDGRRVLRGSASVDAGDPASSGARLAADLIRRGAAEILAALRGLEAVPAPQPE
- the hemB gene encoding porphobilinogen synthase; this encodes MAFPIQRPRRLRRTESLRRLVRETHLVPEQLILPLFVRAGTGVRRTIDAMPGVAQTSVDELLRDAERAAKAGVGGVLLFGIPEHKDATGTESWADDGPVQRAVRALKRELPNLVVITDVCLCEYTDHGHCGMLVDGDVDNDATLELLAREAVSHAHAGADIVAPSDMMDGRVAAIRRALDGAQYAHTPILSYAAKFASVFYGPFREAAESTPKTGDRRGYQMDPANAREALREVKLDLDEGADAVMVKPAGPYLDVIARVRRTTAVPLAAYQVSGEFAMIKAAAERGWLDGDRAMMESLTAIRRAGADIIITYCAVDAAARLR